In Lates calcarifer isolate ASB-BC8 linkage group LG15, TLL_Latcal_v3, whole genome shotgun sequence, one genomic interval encodes:
- the LOC108887285 gene encoding mitochondrial folate transporter/carrier, translating to MSSAPNHGAVNVTETGLSRKPASAVSLAGHVQHVFNHVKVGNLVAGLSGGVVSTLVLHPLDLVKIRFAVSDGLELRPKYSGILHCMKSVWQQEGLRGLYQGVTPNVWGAGASWGLYFFFYNAIKGYIKEGRQTELSATEHLVSAAEAGILTLTLTNPIWVTKTRLVLQYNADPTNKQYKGMVDALVKIYRHEGVPGLYKGYVPGLFGTSHGALQFMAYEELKRDYNKYKKVPSDTKLNALEYITMAALSKIFAVVTTYPYQVVRARLQDQHNRYNGLIDVIRRTWRNEGAVGFYKGIIPNVIRVTPACCITFVVYENVSHFLLGQNK from the exons ATGAGCTCTGCTCCAAATCACGGTGCCGTAAACGTTACAGAGACAGGACTGTCCAGAAAACCGGCCTCTGCTGTCTCGTTAGCAGGACATGTCCAACACGTCTTTAACCATGTGAAGGTAGGAAACCTGGTCGCGGGACTCAGTGGAGGAGTGGTGTCAACGCTGGTGCTTCACCCACTGGACCTGGTCAAAATCAGGTTTGCAG TGAGTGATGGCTTGGAATTACGACCCAAGTACAGTGGCATACTGCACTGTATGAAAAGTGTCTGGCAGCAGGAGGGACTGAGAGGACTGTATCAGGGAGTGACACCCAATGTTTGGGGTGCTGGAGCATCTTGGGGTCTCTACTTCTTTTT CTACAATGCAATCAAAGGGTACATCAAGGAAGGCCGTCAAACAGAACTGAGTGCCACAGAACACCTGGTGTCTGCAGCCGAAGCAG GCATCCTAACACTCACCCTAACCAACCCGATCTGGGTGACCAAGACCCGGCTGGTGTTGCAGTACAATGCTGACCCAACCAATAAACAGTACAAGGGGATGGTGGATGCTCTGGTCAAGATCTACCGCCATGAGGGAGTGCCTGGACTATACAAG GGTTATGTTCCTGGACTTTTTGGCACATCTCATGGAGCGCTGCAGTTCATGGCCTATGAAGAACTGAAGAGAGactacaacaaatacaaaaaagtgCCCTCAGATACAAAGCTG AATGCTTTGGAATATATCACAATGGCAGCATTATCCAAAATATTTGCTGTGGTTACAACATACCCATATCAGGTGGTGCGAGCTCGTCTGCAAGACCAGCACAATAGATACAATGGACTTATTGATGTTATAAGACGGACATGGAG GAACGAAGGCGCTGTCGGTTTCTACAAGGGAATCATCCCCAATGTGATTCGTGTTACTCCTGCCTGCTGCATCACCTTTGTAGTTTATGAGAATGTGTCTCACTTCCTTCTGGGACAAAATAAATGA
- the dcaf13 gene encoding DDB1- and CUL4-associated factor 13, whose amino-acid sequence MKVKILARNPDDYVRETKFDIQRVPRNYDPTLHPFEVSREYTRALNATKLERVFAKPFLASLDGHRDGVNCMAKHTKSLSTLLSGSCDGEVKVWDLTKRECVRTLQAHEGFVRGMVVRYCGTSFFTAGDDKTIKQWKMEAPGYGEEEEPLNTILGKTVFTGLDHHQKDGVFATCGQQVDIWDEQRSSPIRSFTWGVDSFSSVRFNPVETELLASCASDRSIVLYDMREAAPLKKVIMTMRSNTLCWNPMEAYYFTCSNEDYNLYTYDMRILDRPVTVHMDHVSAVLDVDYSPTGKEFVSASFDKTIRIFPKAGGHSREVYHTKRMQHVICIKWSADNKYILSGSDEMNIRLWKANAAEKLGVLAPRERQAANYSQKLKEKFQHHPQIRRIAHHRHLPKSIYHQTKELRTMKEARRRKERNVRKHSKPGTVPVVSEREKHVVTVVK is encoded by the exons ATGAAAGTTAAAATCCTCGCGAGGAACCCGGATGACTATGTCCGGGAAACAAAGTTCGATATTCAGCGTG TCCCTAGAAACTATGACCCAACACTTCATCCATTTGAGGTGAGCAGAGAGTACACGCGGGCTCTGAATGCCACCAAGCTGGAGAGGGTGTTTGCCAAGCCTTTCTTGGCCTCCCTGGATGGACACAGAGATGGTGTGAACTGCATGGCCAAGCATACCAAGAGCCTCTCCACCCTGCTGTCTGGTTCCTGTGATGGAGAG GTGAAAGTATGGGATCTGACCAAACGGGAATGTGTCCGTACACTCCAAGCACATGAGGGTTTTGTTCGGGGAATGGTTGTCCGCTATTGTGGAACTTCCTTTTTTACA GCTGGTGATGACAAAACAATTAAGCAGTGGAAAATGGAGGCTCCAGGTTACGGAGAGGAAGAAGAGCCACTCAACACTATTCTAGGCAAG ACTGTGTTCACAGGACTGGACCATCACCAGAAGGATGGTGTGTTTGCAACCTGTGGCCAGCAGGTGGACATCTGGGATGAGCAAAGGAGCAGCCCAATTCGTTCTTTCACCTGGGGCGTAGACAGCTTCAGCTCCGTCCGCTTCAACCCTGTGGAG ACCGAACTTCTTGCAAGTTGTGCTTCTGACAGAAGTATAGTGCTGTATGACATGAGAGAAGCTGCACCACTCAAAAAG gttATCATGACAATGAGAAGCAACACATTATGCTGGAACCCTATGGAAGCATATTACTTCACATGTTCAAATGAGGACTACAA TCTTTACACATATGACATGAGGATCCTGGACCGACCAGTCACTGTACacatggaccatgtctctgcagtgctggatGTTGACTACTCTCCCACTGGGAAAGAGTTTGTATCTGCCAGTTTTGACAAGACCATTCGCATCTTCCCCAAGGCTGGCGGCCACAGCAG ggaAGTCTACCACACCAAACGTATGCAACATGTAATTTGCATTAAGTGGTCAGCAGACAACAAGTACATCCTGAGCGGGTCTGACGAAATGAACATCCGACTGTGGAAAGCCAACGCAGCTGAGAAACTGGGAGTG CTGGCCCCCAGAGAGAGGCAAGCTGCCAACTACAGTCAGAAGCTGAAGGAGAAGTTCCAGCACCACCCGCAGATCCGCCGCATCGCTCATCACCGACACCTGCCCAAGAGCATCTACCACCAGACAAAAGAGCTGAGGACTATGAAAGAAGCTCGCCGCAGGAA ggagaGGAATGTCCGTAAGCACAGCAAACCAGGAACTGTTCCAGTGGTGTCGGAGAGGGAGAAGCATGTTGTTACAGTGGTGAAATAA